A part of Methanomassiliicoccales archaeon genomic DNA contains:
- a CDS encoding RNA 2'-phosphotransferase has protein sequence MNDQELEQIGRTMAGVLRHFPEKFGLEMDDQGFVDLRQFVNALKNQSRRNHWIRPHHIIAIIETDPKGRYQVSNNLIRATYGHSIELDLKLPTGNVPDKLYYPTTEEEADIVLETGLKPSDRKMVHLSKTYADAMNAGRVRTEKPVILEIDAKAAIASGLVIGQAGRTVFLAPEIPAEFLKKAEPVEEEVIQ, from the coding sequence ATGAACGACCAGGAGCTCGAGCAGATAGGGAGGACGATGGCAGGGGTCCTCAGGCACTTCCCTGAGAAGTTCGGACTGGAGATGGACGACCAGGGCTTCGTCGACCTCAGGCAGTTCGTTAATGCGCTGAAGAACCAGAGCAGAAGGAACCATTGGATAAGGCCGCATCATATAATAGCGATCATAGAGACCGACCCTAAGGGCAGATATCAGGTGAGCAACAACCTCATAAGGGCGACCTATGGACATTCCATAGAGCTGGACCTTAAGCTCCCGACGGGCAATGTCCCCGACAAGCTCTACTATCCTACGACCGAGGAGGAGGCCGATATCGTGTTGGAGACCGGCCTCAAGCCTTCGGACAGGAAAATGGTGCATCTCTCAAAGACCTACGCGGACGCTATGAACGCGGGAAGGGTACGTACAGAGAAGCCTGTGATCCTGGAGATCGATGCCAAAGCGGCCATTGCCAGCGGGCTGGTCATAGGTCAGGCCGGAAGGACGGTATTCCTGGCACCAGAGATACCGGCGGAGTTCCTCAAGAAGGCAGAGCCTGTAGAGGAAGAGGTCATCCAATAA
- a CDS encoding bifunctional 5,10-methylene-tetrahydrofolate dehydrogenase/5,10-methylene-tetrahydrofolate cyclohydrolase: MTARLIDGNVVAEAIRCDLREKVSKLASKGVRPGLAVIIVGEDPASQTYVRMKEKECSDLGILSRTIRLPTDTREEELLSIIDDLNIDDEVHAMLVQMPLPKQIDPQKVIMRIAPEKDADGFHPVNVGKMLIGDRSGFLPCTPHGIQVMMERSGVMTEGRHVVICGRSNIVGKPMAALLMQKGKGADATVTVCHSRTRDLAHHTRQADILIVAMGVPGFIKQDMVKEGAVVIDVGMNRVEDPTSKKGYRLVGDVDFEEVSKKASAITPVPGGVGLMTRVLLMENTIKAAENSLAK, from the coding sequence ATGACGGCTCGTTTGATAGATGGTAACGTTGTTGCGGAGGCCATAAGGTGCGATCTAAGGGAGAAGGTCTCTAAGCTGGCCTCAAAAGGGGTCCGTCCCGGTCTCGCCGTCATCATAGTCGGGGAGGACCCTGCCTCCCAGACATATGTAAGGATGAAAGAGAAGGAATGCTCCGATCTGGGCATCCTTTCAAGGACCATAAGGTTACCGACGGACACAAGGGAGGAGGAATTGTTGTCCATCATCGATGACCTGAACATCGACGATGAGGTCCATGCAATGCTCGTCCAGATGCCCCTACCAAAGCAGATAGACCCGCAGAAGGTCATCATGAGGATCGCCCCGGAGAAGGATGCGGACGGGTTTCATCCAGTGAACGTAGGGAAGATGCTCATCGGCGACAGGTCAGGTTTTCTGCCATGCACCCCGCATGGGATCCAGGTCATGATGGAGCGCTCGGGGGTAATGACCGAGGGGAGGCACGTGGTAATCTGTGGGAGGAGCAACATAGTCGGAAAGCCCATGGCCGCCCTACTCATGCAGAAGGGCAAGGGAGCGGATGCCACCGTGACCGTCTGTCACTCTAGGACCAGGGACCTGGCCCATCACACAAGACAGGCAGACATCCTGATCGTGGCCATGGGGGTCCCTGGATTCATTAAACAGGACATGGTCAAGGAAGGGGCGGTGGTCATTGATGTCGGCATGAACCGTGTCGAGGACCCGACATCAAAAAAAGGGTATAGGCTGGTAGGGGACGTGGACTTTGAAGAGGTGAGCAAGAAGGCCTCTGCGATAACTCCTGTGCCCGGGGGTGTTGGCCTGATGACAAGGGTGCTGCTCATGGAGAACACGATAAAGGCCGCCGAGAACAGTCTTGCCAAATAA